The genome window CCCAATACTACAACTttccaaagaagtcaacaataatattgttttcacaataaataacCTAAGGCTCACAATAAATAACCCAAGGAACAACCACAATATGCATAAGAGTCTCAACAACagcaaccgaaagtgaataactctACAAGAACggtatttcaacaatttacaactttgcctcaatgtgaattaCGGCCTTTATAAACCAATACCAAATCtcacaataagatattccaagaaatagcaACTTCAAGTGAGGGACCCaatggttaaataatgaataaggaatagagaTAACAATAAGTTCAACTAAAGATGTAAagacaattagcaagtaagagttaagacaagTATTAACGAtgacaagtaaagcatgtgaaggtagactaatgatgatgaatataacatattatggtaactcaattaaaggcatgaaaggaatctacatagttaaaaccggtcaattaccacatttagctcgtgtacacactcgtcaccttgtgtacacggcttttacatatcacaattaacacaaaacaacaccaatcctaaggtataattcccccacacaaagttaggcaatacacttacctcaaacacgctaactcaatccactagtaagcctttcccacGATTATCCAAGTCCTAACGACtctaatctagccaaaacaacttcataccataaatacaaactataggaagctattccgaacaataaagttgcaatctttaaagagaaacgaaaagtcaactcaaaacgtTAACCCAGGGGCCGCATCTCAGAACCAGACCAAacatacaaaatccgaacacccatttaatAACGAGTGAAAccaaatatttcccaaattttccaactcaaatcactaattaaataaaaaaaataatgatgGATCTATGTAATATAACCAAATCCAAGTTAAATCACTTACtccgatgatttccttgaaatccctcgaaaaatcacCACAAACGAGCTCTCTAGGTATAAATATGGAaaatgaaataaaccctcgacctaagccttttctgcccagtgatttgcGCTTCTGCGTGTAACGgttacgcatatcatgctcggcctcccaagttgcctcctcgacctgTTGACCACTCCTTTGAACCTTCATTGTAGCAATGCCCTTCGACCTCATCTTTCGGATATGCATGTCTAAGATGGCCACCatctcctcaacataagacaaatccttatccaactggactgagctgaaatccaacatatgagacggatcaccgtgacacttccagagcatagaaacatggaatactggatgaactgtagctaaactaggtggcaatgcaagcttgtaggccacctcaccaatcctctcaagaatctcaaaaggtctgatacacctagggctcaacttgcccttcttcccgaacctcataacacccttcatgggcaaaacccggagcaagacctgctctccaaccatgaatacaacatcgcgaacctttcgattctcataactcttctgtctagattgtgctgtacgaagtcaatcctgaatcaacttaaccctttccaaagtatcctgaaccaagtccgtagccaatagcctagcctcacccggctcaaaccaacccaccggagaccgacacagCCTCTCATACAAGTCCTcatacggcgccatctgaatacttgattggtagttattgctgtaggcaaactctacaagcgaCAAGAACTAATCCAAAGAACCCCCGCACTACATAACACGGACATgaagtatatcctccaatatctgaatagtgcactcggactgtccgtccgtttgagggtggaacgttgtactcaactcaacctgtgtgcctaactcacgttgtacggccctccagaatcgCGATGTAAACTACATACCCCGTTCAGAtatgatggataccggcatgcCATAAAGTCGTACAATCacgcgaatataaacctgagctaGCTACTTCGAAGAATAAATAGTCACCAttagaatgaaatgagccgacttggtcaacctatctacaatcacctatactgcgtcaaacttcttctgagtctgtgggagcccaacaacaaaatccatcgtaactcgctcccatttccacttgggaatctcaagcctctaaagcaacccacctagccgctgatgcttatacttcaccactgacaatttagacaccgaccTATATACTCCACGATGTATTTATtaatcctcctccaccaatagtgctgcctcaagtcctgataatTCTTAGTGGAACATGGATAAATAGAGTAccacaaactgtgggcctcctatagaattaactcacgcaacccatccacattgggcacataaAGCTGGCTCTGCATCCGTAACACGCCGCCATCCCTAGTGGTAACcttcttggcatcgccgtgctgaaccgtttacttgaggacaagcaaatgagtgtcatcatattgatgctctctgatacgatcatatagaaaagaccgagaaaccacgcaagccataACTCGACTCGGCTCTGCAACATCCAGtctaataaactggttggccaaggcctaaacatccaacaCTAATGGCCTCTCTACCGCCAGTAGATATGTTAAACTACCCAAAAACTCTGCCTTTCttctcaatgcatcggccaccacattggccttctgtagatgatatagaatggtgatatcatagtcattaagcaactctaaccatctttgtTGCAGCAAGTTAAGattcttttgtttgaacagatgatgtagactccggtggtcgatatagacctcacaaggaacaccgtacaaatagtaccgccaaatcttcaaggcatgaacaatagctgctaattccaaGTCGTAGACAGgctaattcttctcatgcaccttcagctgtctagacgtgTAGGCAATAACCCTAcagtcttgcatcaacaccgcgtcgaggccaacacgcgacgcatcacagtacacagtgtaagaccctaaacccgtaggcaataccaatactgggattgtagtcaaagcagttttgagcttttgaaagctctcctcacactccccgGTCCATctgaacgaagcacccttctgggtcaatctggttatAGGTGCAGTAATAGAttagaaaccctctacaaaatgatggtaataccccgcaagccaagaaaactctggatctctgtaggtGATGATGGTCTGGGACAACTCtgtactgcctcaatcttctttggatctaccttgatcgcctcactcgacaccacatgacccaaaatgccaccgaatcaagccagaattcacactttgaaaacgtTGCATAcaacttattttctctcaaggtctgaagcacaatcctcaaatgttgctcatgatcctcccgtctcggggagtacaccaagatgtcgtcaataaactcaatgatgaatgagtcaagatagggatggaatacattgttcaCCAAGTGCATGAATGatattggggcattggtcagtccgAATGACATCACGAGGaattcgtaatgaccataccgagtcctaaaagcagtcttcagaatatctgtatcccgaatcttcagctgattataacctgaccgcaaatcaatctttgagaatactctagcaccatgtagctgatcaaataggtcatcaatgtgtgACAATGGATACATATTCatgactgtaaccttgttcaactgcttataatcaatacacatgcgcataaaactatccttcttctttacaaacaggaacaccccaaggtaacacactaggccagatgaaacccttatcaagtaactcttgcaactgcacctttaactccttcaactcctctAGGTCCATATAATATGGTGGTATAGAAATGGGCTGAAAACcccggcaacaagtcaatacaaaatcaatatccctatcgggcggcatgccccaAAGATCCGCCAGATatacatctggatagtccctcactaccgaaactgactcaacagtaggagtatcaacactgacatctctcacaaagtctagatatgcatcacaccccttcccaaccatccgatgtgccttaaggaaagacaccaccctcttaggaacataatctaaagtacccctccactccaaccgcggaaaacctggcatagccaatgtcaccatcttggcatcacaatcaagaatagcatgatagggagacaaccagtacatgccaaaataatatcaaaatctaccatactgagaaacaataaatcaactatggtcttaaaaccaccaagaacaactaaacacgaccgatacacacagtcaacaacaatggaatcccccacaggcgtggacacatagacaggagaactcaaagaatcatgggataaacccaaatacggagcaaagtaagatgatacatatgaataagcgGAGCCTAGataaaataagactgatgcatctctatgaaaaatCAGAACAATTCCTATGATAACGGCATCTGATGCAACCGCCTCTGTCCTACTTAGGAGAGCATAAcatttggcctggcctccccctctagggcgacccttaCCCGCCTGAcgtccacccctagctggctgagtaggagGAGTGGCAACTGGTACGGTAACCACAACCTGAGAAGTCTGGGGACCCTGTGGAATACGTGGATCCTGAGTAGTCTATGGAGGTGAACCCCTCCTGAATCTGggaagtccctcaccatatgacgagtatcaccacactcaaaacaagctctcggaggactgGGCTGCTGAAACTGGCTCGAGCCTGGTCGTCTAGACTGATCGCTGAAAGCAtaccgtgcaggaggtgcactaaacAGTGAcagtgcataatgggcaacctgggacctgggagtagccggaataccactggaagctagaAGTGCTAAATGAACTGGACGACTCACACAGCCTCTACCATGATGAGCTGCAACTGGGAcacgggcaccactatatgtgccagaatctcgagtcCTCTTAGCCTCTTAATCCTTTATTTCTTGGCCCCGCATACCATCCAATCTTCGTGCGATCTCAACCACTTGCTGATATGGAGTATTAGTCTCCAACTTtagagccatgctgaatctaataccatagttgagcctctcgataaatcgacggactcgctcCCTGACTGTGGAAACTAAGGCAGGTGAATATTTGGACAACTCACTAAAACTGACAGCATACTCTGatacggtcatagcaccctggcacaactgttcaaactccacgcgccatgcatcccgaaggcttTAGGGAACAaaatctctcaagaacatctttAAAAACTGAGCCCAGATGAGTGAAGTTGCCTCGGCAGGGCTACCCTCCTTAAAAGCCCACCACTACTGGTATGGTAGTCCTGATAGCTGGAAGGTAGTAAAAACAACCTTGttagtctccactatacccatggtatggagaatacggtggcacttctccAGAAAGCCATATGCGTCCTCTGTAGCTAAGCCATTGAATgtaggaggatggtacttcttatacctctcgagcccgaGATGCTCCTCTTCATATGTTGCTTTCCTAACCTTGGGCTAGACTGGGACAACCGGttgcactggtatgacctctaacaCTTAGTCAatatggacccgctgctctggggtacgggctgcgggagtctgttctcctcctccagcctgagaagtggccgGTGCAAGTGGAATAAACCCCGCATGatctagagtaccaaacatgctcaagaactggatGAGAGTCtactgaagtgcaggggtagcaaTAGACGCATCAGGTGCCAACCGAAACTATTGTGGCTCATATGTCGCTGCTCGGGCAGGTGCTTTGGTTGCAATACGTGCCcctcctcgacctctgccccagccctgacctctcacggctctagcagggggcacagGTGTCTGTTAATTGGATCCAGCGacgcgtgtcctcactatctatgagagaatagaaagacaaagattcagAATTCGAATtcaacaaattcacacgataaggaatcaaagaagtgaagtttcctaacagttccatagcctctccaagataagtacatatgtctctgtaccgattcacGATACTCTATTAAACCGGCTTGTGACACGAAACACctattaacctagagctctgataccaacttgtcacgaccccaattttcctctatgggatatcgtgatggcacctagtctctaagattgggtaagcctaacatacatgcggATTTTAACTaagaaaatgataaaaacaactttcaaataactcaacaactctCATAAAAGAACTCAGCAACTCAACATAACaaaaactcccaaaatccggtaataCCAAGTCGCAAGCTCTACAAGAGTGTGCTGAACATCCATATAGAATAATAtctataaaaagagaaaaattaaaCAGAACTAGGTAGAGGGTAACTCCGAGGGCTGCAGACACCGGtcggtataccttgaagtctccaaattcGAGCTCGACTCACTGGTGCCTAGGCCGGTAAGAGgtaactggatctgcacaaaatgatgtgcagaagcgtagcatgagtacactgaTATAACAGTGTGATAATGATAggcaatggaaatgaaacaatgaaaaaatataacaagaatagctacactgaactaaggaaAATAAggcatcacggaagaaaacaagaAACAATATGCCAAGGAAAAAAAGAAACcaaacacaagtgatgtaatagaaaagtatcaacaagaatcactaccaaggtaccgcctcgtagtcttatAACACAAAacaaatcacaatctttctttatatcaccgcgggagccttacgtttagttttgaaaattattttttccgaaatagcttctcacgttttagcccaccttatcagaccgcatggcttcaagtagttcccctactagcaacacgcgtatcaagcccaccttatctcaccgcatgcgtttcaaccctaATCCTCATACCACCGCacgcatatcaatatcacaaacgTATCACAAATTGTACcgcaagtgcccaatatcacaatttaccaaagaagtcaacaataatattgtttccaaaataaatagcccaaggctcaaccacaatatgcataagagtctcaacaatagcaaccgatagtgaataactcaacaagaaaggtatttcaacaatttacaaCTTTGCATCAATGTGAATTATGACC of Nicotiana tomentosiformis chromosome 7, ASM39032v3, whole genome shotgun sequence contains these proteins:
- the LOC138895507 gene encoding uncharacterized protein, with the translated sequence MTVSEYAVSFSELSKYSPALVSTVRERVRRFIERLNYGIRFSMALKLETNTPYQQVVEIARRLDVAAHHGRGCVSRPVHLALLASSGIPATPRSQVAHYALSLFSAPPARYAFSDQSRRPGSSQFQQPSPPRACFECGDTRHMLNKVTVMNMYPLSHIDDLFDQLHGARVFSKIDLRSGYNQLKIRDTDILKTAFRTRLTQKGASFRWTGECEESFQKLKTALTTIPVLVLPTGLGSYTVYCDASRVGLDAVLMQDCRVIAYTSRQLKVHEKN